ACTATCATCACTCAAATCCGCCAAAACTCGCCACGAAGATTGCCAAGTGGTTCGCTGTCGTGGTCGCACCTTTGTCATTTGTAAATCCAATCCCCGTTTTAAAGCCGTACAAGGCGGTAAAAAACGCAAATAATTGGGTGTTATGTCTCCCGAACCGCTCTTTATGGGGCGGTTTTTTTGTAATTACTTATGTTAAAATGTCGCTGTTTTGTACAGATGGGCGGGCTTGCGTTGTCAAGGGCGGGTTATTTTGTTATGATAATCGTGTTTATACTACACTCCCTTTATTAGGAAAATATTATGAAAATCAAAGCCTTATCTTTGTTAGCTCTAACTACCTTTGCCCTAAGTGCCTGCGTGAGCACCACCGGCACCAACAACGCAACGCCCAACGTATATAGCACCACACAAGGCGGACAAACGGTCAATATTGACGTCTCTGAGCTTGGCGGCTTGCAAGGGGCATTTAACAACGCTCTATCCCAAGCCGTTGGCGAACTCAAAAAGCCGACCGTACTAACCAACATCACCAATTTCACCACCGAGCGCAAGACAGTGCAAGGCAAAGAATACGCCATGCTCTACTTTCACACCGCCGATGGTAAGGTGTATATCGGGCGTGCCAATCCTGCCGACCTAACCCAAGAGAAAATTGACCGCTTTAAAAAGGTCAAAGGGGCAACGGTCATCGGGGCTATCCCTGCACAAGGTCAGCCGAACCACTTTGTCATTCGTGATATTAAGGATTTTGTGTATTAATAGATGGATTAAAGGCATGGGGCAACTCATGCCTTTTTAACATTAAATTTAATTTTCAAATTGGACTTTAACACCAACTAAAATAACCAACACACCAACCACAAGGAGCGACAAGCCATGAGCCAGTCAGACATTTTTAGCACACTCATTCATCATCACGACATTCAGCGTAAACTGTGCCA
This Moraxella sp. K1664 DNA region includes the following protein-coding sequences:
- the ykgO gene encoding type B 50S ribosomal protein L36; protein product: MQVLSSLKSAKTRHEDCQVVRCRGRTFVICKSNPRFKAVQGGKKRK